ttcagctgtacagggcattggtgagaccgcatctggaatagtgtgtacagaactggtatccttatttaaagaaagatgtaaatacgttcagaggaggtttactagactaataccaggaatgggtggattgtcctatgaggaaaggctggacaggttaggcttgcatccactggaatttagaagagtagagggtgacttaattgaaacctttaagatcctgaggggtcttgacagggtggatgtggaggtgtttcctcttgtgggagaatctagaactaggggtcactatttaaaaataaggcgtcgctcatttaagacagagatgaggggaaatttttctctcagagggttgacagtctttggaactctcttcctcaaaaggcggtggaagcagaatctttgaatatttttaaggcagagctggatagattcttgattaacaagggggtgagaggttttcaggggtaggcaggaatgtggggtcgaggaaacattcagatcagccatgatcttattgaatagcggagtaggctcgagtggcctattcctgctcctaatttgtatgctcgtatatgtagattaaaatccaccatgatgtggttgactcttaaatgccctctgaacaagggcaattaggggtggacaataaaagctggcccagccagtgatgtgtgcatcccacgaacgaataaaaaaaattattgctgtatctttctggcaagatcccattatctcttcttttataacTACTGTGTgcttacaattagggggcctctACAccgctcccacaagtgacttattgcctttatcattcctcatctcaacctaaATTGCTTCTATGACCTGGTTTCTTGAACTTAGGTCACTCTctttaatgtgctaataccatcattaattaacataGCCACCATTCCACCTTTTCCTAATTTCCTGTCATTCCTAAATGtaacatacccttcaatattcaggtttcAATCTATGTCATcatgtagccatgtctctgtaatagctatcagatcatacttatttctatttgtgctatcagttcatctgttctgTTTTGAATGATATgtgttcagatacagagcctttagttctgtccttttattatttttgtagtgtctagTCTTATCTGccaatttactcttagatttgtgccctcggtcccttcctgtcacagtttatcatttcccatataaATACCTGTcactcttaccttgtctctactctttggtttaccacatcttcacaaatttgatcccttgaccccgctattcagtttaaaaccctctcctacttccctagttaggtggttcacaaggacaccagccccaacacagttcaggtgtagactgtcccaacagtacagatcccactttcccccatattggtgccagtgcccctcgaaccggaacccacttctcccacaccagcctttgagccacgcattcatttctcaaatcttatttgtcctatgacaatttgcacatggctcaggtaataatccagaaattattacctttgaggttctgcttcttaatttggtgcctagctcctcatactgactatgcagagcctccttcctcatcctgcctttgTCGTTGGTACCGACATGGTCTACAACCACTGgaatctccccctcccactgcaagttactctccagccctgagcagatatcctgaaccctggcCCTGGACACAACAAAACCatcttgctctttgctacagagaacagtgtcaacccCGTCACTGTACTGTCCCCTCCTAccgctacattcctttttgctcccccttcttggatggcttcctgtaccacggtgccatgatcagtttgttcatccatcctgcagcccccactctcatccaaacaagctgagagaacctcaagcctgttggacaattgcagaggctcacactcctgccccctaggtccccttacctgcctcactcacagtcacaccctccagtcCCTGGCCAAATTAGAAGACCCAAtactaagtggtgtgactgcctcctggtataaagcatccaggtggtagagtctgcagctcagcctccagctcagtgactctgagtcaaagttcctcgagctgcaaacacttactggtATCCAGGTGCTCCAACTTGCTGCAGCCTTGATACATCATCTGTTCTGCTGTGCTAagtctgttttaaataattacttaatgaTATTAATCACTTACTGACgttgcttttttatatattttattaactttaccaccaaattgtgtactattttaagccttagggatagaatagaacttaccagatactcaccaaacagccagctcctttccctgCAGTTGGGCatgaaccaatttctatggggtgagcaagatagaaagagaaaacaaacacatccttccctgaactcccctctcaccaaactccaagtcttcactcagttatctCAGCAGCGTTCCatttgccaaggctgcactaaaAAACCCTGAAtctatagtaaactgaactggggccacagtaaccagattcaaacagttagctaattaactgctCAACTCCTACAGCtaagagtgagtttaccctgccTAAGCGGCAAGAAAGAAATaacttagcctgcttacacagtactttccagttactgctaattacagactagattagactttaagagcaaaatttaagaacaaaattaagaCTTAAAACTccccctcaccaaactccaagtcttcactcagttagtcagctgCAGCCTGTGCGCTgtagaaacacacacattgtTGATAAGGAAtgaattccaagattttggcccagttacggtgaaggaatggtgatacaattccaagtcaaggtgatatgtggcttggaggggatcttgcaggtggtgctggacTTATGCTCTTTTGGCCTAGGGGgcagaagttgtgggtttggaagaagcagttgaaggagccttggtgagttgctgcagtgcatcttatagatggtgcacactgttaccactgtggTAGAAGGAATTAATATTTAAGGCGGAGGATAGGGTGCCTATCAAGCAGGTGCTTTATCCTGGGTGTTGTTGAGCttattgagtattgttggagccacGGTCAttgaggcaagtggggagtattctatcacactcctgacttgtgccctgtagatggtggacaggctttggggagtcaggaggtgagttactcgtcgcagaattcccagcctctgacctgctcttgcagccacagtttttgtgtggctggtccagttaaatttctctCTAGTTAAATTAGAAGTCATCCTGAAGGGGAAACAGCGAAGAGCAGCATCCATAAAACTTTCCCGTGCCTAACAATTATTCCAACTCTACAAGTGGCTTTGTTGAGTGGGAGACAGCTACATCTACACCTCCATCAGTCCTATAACAACaggtcacacaccaacacattgcAATGTCCCACCTGGTGTCTCACCtgttctttccttccttctcCGGTATACAGCACACAACACAATAACATTCAGGAGCAGAATGGTGAGGAGCCCGAGAACTCCCCCAAGAAGGATCACCAAAACAGGCACTTCAACATGTGAATGCAGAAAacctggagagaaagagaaatgcaCAAATCACTACCACACCagaaagaaagacctgcattcacatagcacctttcacatcctcagggcatcgcaaagcactttgcagccaattttaaaatgaaaacactgttataatgtaggaaatgtactcaatttgtgcacagcaagctcccacaaacagcaacatggtaACAACcagttaagtttttttttattgatgtTGACTGAGGATAAATATTCGTCAAGACTCCAGGAAGAACTCCCCTCCTCCAATTTGAAATAATGCTGTGCGATCTCTTATGCCCACCTGATATGGTACAGGACCTCAGGTTTAAAGTTtaatctgaaaggcagcacctctgacagtgctacacTACTTCAGTATTGTGCTGGAAGTGTCCACCTCAATTGGGTGGTCAAGCCTCCAGAGTAGGACTTAAAATTAGAAATGGGTGAAGGTCCAACTCTCGTGGTATCATTTGGcaccagaggaggccattcaggccttcgaacctgctccactattcaattagattgtggctgatcagCATCTCAACTTCATTCCCCTGTCTTGGTTCCATATCCCTTTATGCCCTCAGTGGCGGAATCAATTCATTTTGGAAATCCAGGGATTTAGAATAATTCTGAGTGGGCTGTATAACCGACAGTGGATTTTTCATGGTTTACCTGGTAAAGAAATGGAGGAGTTGGTCACACCAAATTCATTGccagcagtgaaggaatagttCTTGGCCAGGCTGGACAACTGCACGTGGACAGTGTGATTGGTCAACCAAGGGTAGCTCTTGGTGTCCAGGATCATGAAATTGGAGGTGTTCACAATTACACGGCCACTTTCATCAACCCAGGTAATGGTGGCAGGAGGGTTCGCCTGTACCAAGACAAACAGGACGAGGAATAGTCCCGAATCGTTGCGTTCCTTGTACTCAGCATCCATCCGAATAACTTCAGGTTTGACTGGGGAAAAGATACACAGAAGACAAGAAATCCCATTTAGTGACATAACAACAATGGCAACTTGTGTTTCTGTGGTGCCTTTAACTTCTCAAGgaacttcacaggggcattatcagacaaaaactGACACTAAGTCAAAGGAGGAGACATTAAGATAGGGGTCCGAAAGCTGGATCAAACTggtttaaggaatgtcttaaaggagtagagagaggtagggaggagaagaggtttagggagggaatttcagagcttggggcccaggtgGTGCGATGAAATGTTTGGGAGCAAGCTTGGCTAGGGTtgaaagaaaagagttaatgtttcagctcaatgacctttcttcaaaACCCTGGGTTccggtcatcaacctgaaagttTTATGGATGCTGCTcttcgctgtttctctctccacagatgttgcctgacctgctgagtttttccagcacttcttgtttttattgccgatttccaacatccatagtattttgcttgtgTATGGCTGAGTTCTCTCCACCCTGGTGTTTGCTGAGAACCATAATAATGAGCCACAAAGTCCAGAGGCTTGCCAAGACTACATCACGTTCCAAGAACTCTAGATAAAAAGTCAAGCATgagaagaggtcattcagcccattctaactcgTTCCTACCTCAGCCTAGATGTGGATACTCCAATTAGTCTTTAACTTCACCGCCTTGCCAAGTAGATTATTTCAACCATTTGTTTCTCTTTGAGCAAGGAAGTATGCTTCCAATATCTGTTTAAATTTACTTCTCACTAAATTCAATTGACAGCCTCTGGTCCGACTTGCCCAGCTTTCCTTTACATGATGTCTGGGTTCACCGACAaatacagtctctccctctccacatgcCCGGGGGTGCTACCTGGTGTCTCGTGTTGTGAGACTCAAGCCAAGTTATTTTGGGAGCCTGGGAGTCTCAAAGTCCATCCAAGCGTGGGCTATGAAGCTAAGGTTCTCTGAGGTCCGACTGCTGCTACAGCCACAGCCTGTAACAAGGTGGGTCTTCACTTTTCCAGCGGTTTTAaacctccccaccatcaacaaCTCACCCCAACCACTCAACAATTCTCCAACCATCCCCCGTGCAACCACTCCCCTACTAATTTTCACTCTCCAATCACACAAAGCCTAAGGCATCAAAATGGGGCCCCATCGGGAAAAACGTCTGGAAAGCACAGGCTGATTTGGTTTTTGGCAAATAGTTGGGAGATAAGATAACAGATCATATTGTCAACTTAGATTTTCTGAAAGCTCTTGGTAAAGGTTTAGCAAGGTGACTGCCGGAAGTCTGCATTCCCGAGTTTAAACACCACCACAGGTCCCAGTGGATGGATGGAGCTGGCCTTCTAGTCAGTGACACTACCAGGATGACCAGGAGGTGAAAATTGGCAGGCTCTCCTCGAGCAGCAAATTtaatgacattttttttaaaaatgacaacaAATTAAATGCATGTCCAGAGTCACAATTTCACACATGGAACTTCCTATTTACTTGAACAAAGTATGGCAATTGGATAATATGACTTTAAGGAGGTACCGTACACCATGTTTTACACAGCTCCACCCAAGATAGgtcagaatattttctaaatgatgaGAAGCAGAGCACAGAAATTTAAGGATCCATATGCCAAAATCATCACATACCAACTCATCTGGTTGACTAATATCCTTCAAGGAAGAAGTCAGCCATCCTTACCCCATccggtctatatgtgactccagacagtgGCAATGTAGTagactctcaagggcaattagggatgggcagctaatgctggccttgccagggatgcccacatcccatgaaagaataaaacaaaacagtAGACAGGTACACAAAATAAtcagaaaagctaatagaatctcCAGGGGGCTGGATCACAAAGGGGTGTAAATTAAACTACAGTCTATATAAAGCTTCTGTCAGAGCCCATTTGGTGCCCCTCACCTCAGGAAAGATTTTTTGGCTTTGGAGGGGATTCACGCTGATTCACCAGAACAATCCCAGCGCTAAAAGGGTTAAAATATGACAGATTGCATGGACAAGGCTCGTCTTCTCCTAAGTACATAAggtgtgatctaattgaggtgattAAGGTGATTAAAGGACTAGgtaaggtagatagagagaaactatttcctttgggggtggggggtaagtcCAGATCAAGGGACAGACCTTAAAATTGGAGCTTGGCCATTCAGGGGCAATGTCAGGGAGCGCTTCATCAAACAAAGACCCCTCTCTCCCAAAAAACTGTTGAGgtgattgaaaatttcaaaactgaggtttATTGTTTTTTGCCACGCCAGGGCGTTTAGGTATTTAGAGTTACAGCACAGATTGGCCATGAGCTAATAAAATTATGGAAcagactcaatgagctgaatggcctccttctgttcctagaATAATATTTATTTCTTAGGCTGGCTACAGCTtcagggagaaaaaaaattcctggggaaaagctctggatttccctccctaagcctctcctcTACTTGttcaagatgttccttaaaaacGACCTCTTCTGCTAAGCTTTTggtctgtcctaatatctccttatgtgtctccacatcaaacagtctgataattgCTCCTGGGAAACGCCTTGGGATGTtctactatgttaaagatgctacataaatgtaagtaaTTGTTGGTGAATCTTTACTccccgactcccctcttcctccaACCCGCATGCACCACATCCCACCCTAGAACATGAGAGAATTGGAGTCCATAGCACAAGGGATCACAGGCTGGAGTTCCTGTAACAGATCCCACTTGGAACAGGAATATGTCATGCGTCTCCTCCGAAGGATCAGTTATTTGAAATTTTTAGGGCGTTCTCGATACTCACACTGCACATTGAGGATCACACTGGCGTTCTGGGTTTTCCCGGTTACAGGGTCAGT
This genomic window from Carcharodon carcharias isolate sCarCar2 chromosome 25, sCarCar2.pri, whole genome shotgun sequence contains:
- the LOC121269615 gene encoding transmembrane protein 25 isoform X3 — translated: MDGWKSVPIVTWYLNGKKQLSNQTMLIPNSSETNNQSFSNFVITTRRKDKELNCSATDPVTGKTQNASVILNVQFKPEVIRMDAEYKERNDSGLFLVLFVLVQANPPATITWVDESGRVIVNTSNFMILDTKSYPWLTNHTVHVQLSSLAKNYSFTAGNEFGVTNSSISLPGFLHSHVEVPVLVILLGGVLGLLTILLLNVIVLCAVYRRRKERTGETPDLKPSSDSAVHSESTNVKCEDTQIPRENISLQSNLQLNQNQGINDLNLPSMEANGASRHRSENQAACDDPSDQENFAAVDPREFVRFPTYGYIYKVSSMSSDEIWL